Proteins encoded within one genomic window of Gemmatimonadales bacterium:
- a CDS encoding FUSC family protein, with protein sequence MSTTPPTPLRRALTDVRAATALAPARPAYAAGLRAAIATIAPLLIAQLLGISGGTWLSLAGFTGTLANKGGPYRTRAVDMGALTLAGTLAVALGTVSAGRMPLAVALTFVVALICSLARVWGSAGASVGTSALNLFVIALAFPPRDVRDALTRAGLVLLGGLWAMLVSLVLWPLRPYRPVRLAVAGCYRALARYAADLARWTTDGAMQQPADLPPVGVAVRLALEDARTALAATRRGLPGESGPADRLVVLREIVDQLFGNLVALAEVIETIPRETRDPEAQAAARASLDAVARSLGDLADRLEADRDTAPAAIGWDGSPLRHAVPGDTTTDSDATRHLYLQAAELLDRVAQYTRVAGGTLSEIQPPDDTEGIVAVGTPEPRTSPFDAVRAVLAPDSVILRYALRLALVTAAAVWLTWALDLRRGYWVTITIVIILQPYTGATTLKAMQRVLGTVVGGALTALLGAFFHDSWAILGLAFVLSATCVALLPLNYAAFSVFLTPTFVLLAEANAGDWHLAGLRIINTLIGGALALLGARLLWPTPEWNRLPSYMAACLRANRDYLRATVARFGDRSAPAGRELREARRQSGLAVANADESFQRLLGEHRGPDAELAPIMTILTYTRRLTASTAALAVSRHSAEPGAEPALGSFADGAERVLDDLASAVMERRAPAPLPPMAAAASDDPAVGPVLRVRFDRLARQLKTLHDAIERWSAQGT encoded by the coding sequence ATGTCGACGACTCCGCCGACACCACTCCGCAGGGCCCTGACCGACGTTCGCGCCGCGACGGCGCTCGCGCCCGCGCGTCCGGCCTACGCCGCCGGCTTGCGCGCGGCCATCGCCACCATCGCTCCGCTGCTCATAGCGCAGCTCCTGGGCATTTCGGGCGGCACCTGGCTCAGCCTGGCCGGGTTCACCGGCACGCTGGCGAACAAGGGAGGGCCTTACCGGACGCGGGCGGTCGACATGGGCGCCCTCACGCTCGCCGGCACGCTGGCCGTCGCACTGGGCACGGTGAGCGCGGGTCGCATGCCGCTGGCGGTAGCGCTCACCTTCGTCGTGGCCCTGATCTGCAGCCTGGCACGGGTGTGGGGAAGCGCCGGGGCGAGCGTGGGCACCAGCGCGCTCAACCTGTTCGTGATCGCCCTCGCGTTCCCTCCGCGAGACGTTCGCGACGCGCTCACCCGCGCGGGGCTCGTTCTGCTGGGTGGCCTCTGGGCGATGCTGGTGTCGCTCGTGCTCTGGCCGCTCCGTCCCTATCGGCCGGTGCGCCTGGCGGTGGCCGGCTGCTACCGGGCGCTGGCTCGATATGCGGCGGATCTCGCGCGATGGACAACCGACGGCGCCATGCAGCAGCCTGCCGACCTTCCGCCGGTGGGTGTGGCCGTTCGACTGGCGTTGGAGGACGCGCGCACCGCCCTCGCGGCTACTCGGCGTGGGCTCCCCGGCGAGAGTGGGCCCGCTGACCGCCTGGTGGTGCTGCGGGAAATCGTCGACCAGCTCTTCGGCAACCTGGTGGCGCTGGCGGAGGTGATCGAGACGATTCCCCGTGAGACGCGTGACCCCGAGGCCCAGGCCGCTGCCAGAGCCTCGCTCGACGCGGTGGCCAGGTCCCTCGGGGATCTTGCCGACCGGTTGGAGGCGGATCGCGACACGGCGCCGGCCGCGATCGGGTGGGATGGCTCTCCGCTCCGGCACGCCGTTCCCGGCGACACGACGACCGACTCCGACGCGACCCGCCATCTCTACCTGCAAGCCGCCGAGCTGCTCGATCGCGTGGCGCAGTACACCCGGGTTGCTGGAGGAACCCTGAGCGAGATCCAGCCGCCGGACGATACCGAAGGCATAGTGGCGGTCGGCACGCCTGAACCGCGGACCTCACCCTTCGACGCCGTGCGCGCGGTTCTCGCGCCGGATTCGGTGATCCTGCGTTACGCGCTTCGGTTGGCCCTGGTCACGGCCGCCGCCGTCTGGCTCACCTGGGCGCTCGACCTCCGGCGCGGGTACTGGGTCACCATCACCATCGTGATCATCCTGCAACCCTACACCGGCGCCACCACGCTGAAGGCGATGCAGCGAGTCCTCGGCACCGTGGTGGGTGGGGCGCTGACCGCGCTGCTCGGCGCGTTCTTCCACGATTCGTGGGCGATCCTCGGACTCGCGTTCGTGCTCAGCGCCACCTGCGTCGCCCTGCTACCGCTCAACTACGCCGCGTTCTCGGTCTTCCTCACCCCTACCTTCGTGCTGCTGGCGGAGGCCAACGCCGGCGACTGGCACCTGGCCGGGCTACGCATCATCAACACCCTCATCGGTGGTGCCCTCGCGCTGCTCGGCGCCCGCCTGCTCTGGCCGACGCCGGAGTGGAATCGCCTTCCTTCCTACATGGCGGCGTGTCTGCGTGCGAATCGCGACTATCTGCGCGCCACGGTCGCCCGCTTCGGCGACCGCAGCGCCCCCGCCGGACGCGAGCTGCGGGAGGCGCGCCGGCAGAGCGGGTTGGCTGTGGCGAACGCCGACGAATCGTTCCAGCGGTTGCTGGGCGAGCATCGCGGGCCCGACGCGGAGCTCGCGCCGATCATGACCATTCTCACGTACACCCGGCGCCTCACCGCTTCGACGGCGGCGCTGGCCGTCTCGCGCCACTCCGCCGAGCCGGGCGCGGAGCCCGCCCTCGGATCCTTCGCCGATGGGGCCGAACGGGTACTGGACGACCTGGCGTCCGCGGTGATGGAGCGCCGAGCCCCGGCGCCGCTGCCGCCCATGGCTGCCGCGGCTTCTGACGATCCGGCGGTCGGCCCGGTGCTTCGAGTCCGGTTCGACCGCCTCGCCCGTCAGCTCAAGACCCTGCACGACGCCATCGAGCGCTGGTCGGCCCAGGGCACCTGA
- the aceK gene encoding bifunctional isocitrate dehydrogenase kinase/phosphatase, giving the protein MTVSGRQPPVNLAGSPAIGNAATAVAAIHAGYERYHWGFEEITRRARGRFEQRDWLGAQADATERLTLYKVHLDGAVADVHDILRDAVMERTLWAAMRALHAAGTRGRPDAELEQTFFNSVTRRVFSTVGVDPSIEYLEQAPRAEPSDPSELYDTYSAGAADAALVRRMLERFSWSVPYASLERDAGIVARMIDEALRELPVTGPVSIDVVRSVFYRNKGAYLVGRIRRGGMTLPIVLPLLRSERGIVVDAALLTQNEASIVFGFSWSYFRVEAPRPRALIEFLSSIMPLKRVDELYNAIGYNKHGKTELFHNLIVHLEQQDVRFAFAEGDEGMVMAVFLLPDLNLVFKIIKDSFGAPKNTTRQAVMDKYHFVFVRDRVGRLADAQEFEHLEFPRRCFPDDLLGYLLSVAGATVRVAGDRVIVRHAYTERRVTPLNLFLRDADAAAAREAVIDFGNAIKDLAAADIFTGDMLLKNFGVTRNGRVICYDYDELCLLSECRFRRIPQPTSIEEEFAAEPWFYVGEQDVFPEEFQAFLAPSGVLREEFLNHHGDLLDTGFWQEVQRRLAAGEVVDVFPYRRSEALRRGGS; this is encoded by the coding sequence ATGACGGTCTCGGGGCGACAACCGCCGGTGAATCTGGCGGGATCTCCCGCGATCGGCAACGCCGCCACCGCGGTGGCGGCGATCCACGCGGGGTACGAGCGCTACCATTGGGGGTTCGAGGAGATCACCCGCCGAGCGCGCGGTCGGTTCGAGCAGCGCGACTGGCTCGGTGCCCAGGCGGACGCCACCGAGCGGCTTACGCTGTACAAGGTGCATCTGGACGGCGCGGTAGCCGACGTGCACGACATCCTCCGGGATGCGGTCATGGAGCGCACGCTCTGGGCCGCGATGCGGGCGCTGCACGCCGCGGGGACCCGAGGGCGGCCGGACGCCGAGCTGGAGCAGACCTTCTTCAATTCGGTGACCCGCCGGGTGTTCAGCACGGTGGGCGTGGATCCCAGCATCGAGTATCTGGAGCAGGCCCCGCGGGCGGAGCCCTCCGATCCCTCCGAGCTGTACGACACCTACTCGGCCGGCGCGGCCGACGCCGCGCTGGTCCGCCGGATGCTGGAGCGGTTTTCCTGGTCGGTGCCCTATGCCTCACTGGAGCGCGACGCCGGCATCGTCGCCCGGATGATCGATGAGGCCCTGCGGGAGCTGCCCGTCACCGGCCCGGTGTCGATCGACGTGGTGCGCTCGGTGTTCTACCGGAACAAGGGAGCGTACCTGGTCGGCCGGATCCGGCGAGGTGGGATGACCCTCCCGATCGTGCTTCCGCTGCTCCGCTCCGAGCGTGGCATCGTGGTGGACGCCGCGCTGCTTACCCAGAACGAGGCCAGCATCGTGTTCGGCTTCAGCTGGTCCTACTTCCGGGTGGAGGCGCCGCGGCCGCGCGCACTCATCGAGTTTCTCAGCTCCATCATGCCGCTCAAGCGAGTGGATGAGCTCTACAACGCCATCGGCTACAACAAACACGGCAAGACCGAGCTGTTCCACAATCTCATCGTCCACCTGGAGCAGCAGGATGTCCGGTTCGCCTTCGCCGAGGGCGACGAAGGCATGGTCATGGCCGTCTTCCTCCTGCCGGATCTCAACCTGGTCTTCAAGATCATCAAGGACAGCTTCGGCGCGCCCAAGAACACCACCCGCCAGGCGGTGATGGACAAGTATCATTTCGTGTTCGTGCGCGACCGGGTAGGGCGCCTGGCCGACGCCCAGGAGTTCGAGCACCTCGAGTTTCCCCGCCGCTGCTTCCCCGACGACCTGCTGGGTTATCTGCTCTCGGTGGCTGGCGCCACCGTCCGGGTGGCGGGCGACCGGGTAATCGTGCGCCACGCCTATACCGAGCGCCGGGTGACCCCGCTCAACCTCTTCCTCCGCGACGCCGACGCCGCGGCCGCGCGCGAGGCGGTCATCGATTTCGGCAACGCGATCAAGGATCTCGCGGCGGCCGACATCTTCACCGGAGACATGCTGCTCAAGAATTTCGGGGTGACCCGGAACGGACGGGTGATCTGTTACGACTACGACGAGCTCTGCCTGCTCTCGGAATGCCGCTTCCGCCGAATTCCCCAGCCGACCTCGATCGAGGAGGAATTCGCGGCCGAGCCCTGGTTCTATGTGGGGGAGCAGGATGTCTTTCCCGAGGAGTTCCAGGCGTTCCTGGCACCGTCGGGCGTGCTCCGGGAGGAGTTCCTCAATCATCACGGCGATCTGCTCGACACCGGCTTCTGGCAGGAGGTCCAGCGCCGGCTCGCGGCCGGCGAGGTGGTCGACGTCTTCCCCTACCGGCGCAGCGAAGCGCTCCGGCGCGGCGGGAGCTGA